CATCTGCAGCCTTTCCTTTCCTGTGAAGTTAAAAGGACTGCGCAGGCCTGAGCGCAGGCGGGGCCAGGGAGGTGCCAGGTCCGGGGGCTGAGGTGTGGTGGGGACTGGGGGAGCCTGGGCCACCTGGGGGTCAGCGGAGGAAGCTCTCGGAAAGAGGGTTTGAGGACATCCGGTGGGCAGACTCAAGGCCCAAAGCCCACAAACACGCACATTCATGTCTCCTGACTCCAAACTGGCTGCGAGCAGCCGCCACAAGCTCTGGGGTGGGCCGAGCTGCTGGCTGCAAACCAGCCCAGGGCCTCCTGGGCACACTGGTCACCCGGGGGCCACGCCAGGAACCCCCAGTTTCCCCGACTGTTCAAAGACCCTGCACTGGGTAGGCTGGACCACAACTCTGACCAGTCGGGTCTGGCCTCCCTGTGCCTGCAGTGGGGACGGCCTCCCGTCAGGGGCATCTGGCCAACCTGCAGCTGATGTCAGCATGCAGACAGGGGCCTCTGCCTGCAGGGGGGCCAGTGGGGGTGGCCGGGCTGGCCAGTGTGGCCGCAGCAGGCAGCAGTCTTCTGGGGGGCCAGCCCCCAGTGGAGGGACGCCAGCAGGCACACAGCCTCACAGCCACAGGGGACACGTCTCTCTTCTGAGCCACACACAGGCACTGCCCATGCAACACTGCAGGCACGCTTCCGAGCAAACTGCACACTCATCCCAGGAAAGGCTCAGGAGGCAGGAGGGCTGCGCGTGCAGCCTCTGAACCTGAAGGCGGGCTCCCCCTGAAGCTCACGCCCCAGAACCAGGGCCCTGtgctccctgcctgcctgccacacAAACCGCGGCTTCCAGGGCCCCAAGCGTGCTCCCTGGCCAGCGCGCAGACCTACCCGCAAGCCTGTAGGGCCGGCACAGCCGGAGGCCAAGCGAGTACAGCGGCAGCGAGTTGATGAGGTCCACGAGCAGATGGACCAGGCCCTGCACGGTGACCACTAGGAGCCGGAGCTGCAGCACAGACAGTGCTCAGGGTCTTGGGCCTGGGACCGTGGCCAGAGCCATGCTGCACATGCCTGAGCTGAGCGGCCTGACAGGTCCCCGGGGCGTGCAGGGGCCCAGCCCTGAACCTGAGGCCTGAGCACAGGAGTCACGAAACCCCCTCCCACTCAGAAGATGGGGCACTCCAACCCAGGGACACACGCCACTGGCCCCTCGGCCCGGCCACCCGGGTACCACGCCCCTCTGCTGGCCACACTCCGCCCCCCCGCACTACGGAGAGCCCTGCCCTCCATGCATCCAGCGGCGTATGCCGGGGCAGTAGGGGGTGGTACCCCCAGGGTGGACCCCTGTCCACTCCAGGGCCCAGTACACAGAGTCCAGAACAGCCACCCTCTGTCGTGGCTGGCACAGGTGGGTGGTCTGCCCACAGCTGCCCGCTGGTAGGCAGAGCAGGCAGTCACCACTCTGCGCACGTGGCACTCGGCTCACCAGGGTGAACACCAGGTAGTACAGGGCCGTGGTAGGAAGCAGGAAAATCAGGATGGTGAAGAGCAAGGTCCCGATGAACAGCTACGAGGAGAAAGGatgccagcatcagcagcagcaagagcccCACGCTGGGGCGCCCCCACCTGCACTGACCATAGCCCCTCCGCCAGTCCAGAGGTGGAGCGCCCACCGCTGCCTGATGCCAGTTGGGACAGCCCTCCCCAGTCCTGGGAGGGACGCCTGCCCTCCAGACTTGGTGACACAAGGGCAGAGAGTGGGTAGAGACAGGACCAGCTGAGAGGTGTGCAGCCCATACACTAGACAGGAGGGGGGTGAAAATTAGGCAGGAAGAGAACACCCTGAATGGCAGCACTCAGGGTCCCTGTGGCGGGTGTGGACAAGCTAACAGGACGAGCCAGGCCCCATGCGCACTCACCTCCAGCGCCTGCTGTCCTGCAGCCTCCCGGAGCAGGGTCTGTCCCCGCCTGCGGCGAGTTCTGCCCCGTTATGGCCCCGTGTACACCCTGCCCCTTGCAGCTCCCTGAACCCCTGGGGACTGCGGAGCAGGAGCGAGGCTGCCCCTTGTGATGCCCGGGCCACTGCATGGGCCGGCGCAGGCCGAAGGCCGGCTGGACGGAGCTGGTACCTGGTCCAGGTCGTAGGAGCAGGAGTCCACGCGCTGGCGCAGGACGTTCCACTTCTTCCCTCGGAACAGGCGCCACAGCGAGGACAGGCCGTGGATCTTCAGGCAGTAGAGCCTGCAGACCACTCCCGTCAGGGTGGGGGCCACCCCACACCCGCCCGGCCCGGGAGCCTGTCTGCGCCCAGGGCCCGGGGCTGCACGCGCCAGCCccccggggggcggggggggggtggcggCACACCCACCTGGCGCCGTAGACGTAGAAGCAGTAGATGTGGAAGGTGAGAAGGGAGATGATGTCCGACAGGATGGACAGGGCGACCGTTAGGCCCAGGCAGGCCGAGAGACCCAAGTGCCACAGGATGTGCTCGATGAAGGGGGACATGAGGTGGATGTAGCCTGGCAGGACGGGGTCAGCCTTGAGGGGTGCCCGGGGTCCTGCAGCCCCTGGTCCTCCCTGAGGTTGGCTGCCTGAGGTGTGGCCCAGCTCCACACACAGGGTGCTGGGCCGACAGGAAGCAGAGGCCAAGAGGCCCCATTCCCCCTCAGCTGGGCCTCTGTCCCCGGGGCACGCACCGCGGGGCTGGCCAGCACTCACTGATCCACAGGTGGATGTGATACAGGAAGAAGCGGCCCAGCACCTGGTCCAGCGCCCGGTTCATCTTGAGCCCGGCGGGCGCACCCATCAACCACTGCAGCAGATGCTGGAGCTCCTCGGCCACACGCTGCAAGGATGGGGGTGTCACCCGGTGACCCACCTGGGGACCCTACATGAGCCTGGGGGTTCAAGCTCATCAGGGGCGCATgagctgggcaggggtggggtagCTGAAGGGTCCCACGGAGGGAAGAATGACGAGGGGTAAGGGTCTGGCACGGGGCCTCACAAGGAGCGAGTAAGCCGACCCCCATCCTGGCCACCCCAGGAGGAACACGGTGCAAGCACGGCAGGCGGGCCCTCAGGCCTGGGCCTCGGTACCCATGGGGGGCCACAGGCGCCCTGTCCCTGCCCTGTCTGCCAGCCCCTCCTGCCTGCATACAGGCCTCTCCCAGCCCTGGGTGATGGCCTCTGCTGCGTCTGGGGCAGTGAGAAGGGAACAGAATGTTCTTTATAAATagagtttatttaatatttaaagggTAAGAGCTTGGCAGCAGGAagaagctttcatttttaaattaaatatttatatttctgagcAATTCTGCAGAAAAGAGGCCTAGGATAAAACTGGCCGAAAGGCAGAGCGAGGATAAAACGGGTGGAGTGGCGgagccccctcccagcccccaggtcccccctcctccctcctgggccAGCCTCCCTTAGAAGCTACGGGACTTGGCCTGCGGGCTCCTGCCCTGTGGGGTCCTGGCCACCAGCAGGCCCAGTGCCCACCTGTGACTGGAGACTAATGATAGCAGGAGTGGCCGAGCCCACAAGGATGCTACAGTCAGATCTCAGCGGCTTGACCACACCCAGGGCCGAGAGGGCCCCAGAGGCCTGGGAGGGGTGCTGAGGGGCTGCCCTGGGCAAAAAGACAAGCTCCCGATACAAGTGCTGAGACGGCAGAGAGAACTCAGAGCCTGTGTGGACGGACAGCAGGCAGGCGGCCATGGCTGGGAGAGGAAGCCGGGGCTTCTGGCCCTCAGTGCGGGAGCCACAGAACCGGCGGGGGGGTGGCAGACGGGAGGCTGAGTGCACCACAGAGAGCAGCCTGGAGGCACGGGGTCTCCGTGACGCTGACCCGCTGACCGTGCACAGGCCTGGGCTGACGGCCAGGAGAGCAGAAACGACTGCGCACAGCGGGGCCACGGGGCGCTGGGACCTGGGCCTGGCAGGCAGGTGGTGCCCCTGCAAAGCCTGCACAGGGGCTCCAGATGGCCACCGTCAGGACGGGAAGGCCAAGgccagcagcagcaaggtggcCCAGCTACAGGGCCCACATCTATGCAGCTCCACGGGTCCCGCAGGACACAGTGGCTGTGAGGGGACCGGGTGGGCCCGCTGCGAGCTGCTCCCAGGAAGGGCTCGCCCCACCCCCAGGAAGCAGGTGCTGGAGAGCAGCCGGGGCCCTCCCGCCAACTCACGTCAGCCACAGGGACGAGTGCCTCGGCCAGATGAGCAAAGCGGTCCTTCCTGTGCAGCCAGGACAGCAGCAGGAGGCCCAGGGCCATGTCGAGCAGCACAGAGACCAGCGTGTTGGCCTTCCTGGAAGCAGGTTCAGCGGGCGTGAGTGTGCAGGCAGCCGCAGGGGtcagtggggggcagggggcccaCAGCGCCCGCACCTCATCAGCTGGGCAGGGCCCTCGGCCCTGTGGGCACTGACAACGAGCGTGAGCTGGTCCAGCCGATGCCTGAGCTGCTCGCAGGTAGACAGCTTGCTCCAGATGAAGGACAGTGGCCACGGCCGGAACACCCTGCGGGGCACGGAGGCAATAGGCCTTCGGGACCTCGGGTTTCCCTGCATTGGGGCTGCCGCAGTCACGGCTACTACCCCTCAACATGCAAAGGGAAAAGGCCCTGGCGGCCCCAAACACCCATGGCCACACTGCTGAACTCCGTGGGCTGTGGACACAGGGGAGGCCCTGTGGGTAGCCCAGTGGGGGTCACAGTCGCTCCTATCAACTGGGAACACGAGGTGCTAACTCCAAGCACTGAAGCTCAGCACCTGCTGGACAGACGACCGTGTCCAGGGTCAAGCCCAACACGACTGACCCCTCACGCAGCAAAGGAAGCACCAGACGCTTCACAGACCTGCAGACGTTGAGAGGATGTGTTCTCAAGCGAATGTGAACCAAGCGTCCAACGGCAAACCCAGCGCCTGAGTCCGGGGCAGCCCAGAGCCCTGCTGTTGGCCAGAGGGGCCGACGGGGCGCCTGCCACGTGCAGGGCCGCCAAAGGAGCACGCTCAGGGCCCCGGGGGGAGGGGGCCTTGACCCTGGAGGTTTAGACTTTGACCCAACTCCCAGAGAGAAATGCAGTCAGCACACCCCCGTTCCACCCAGTGGAAGGCAGGCGATGGGCAGGGTCTCCCCAAGGCCCAGGCCAGCCCCCCAGGACTTCGCTCCTGCAGCCACAGCCACGCCTCACACTGATGTTTGGGGCTCCTGATGGCCACCAAGGCCTAGCGCCTGCCTCTGGGTCTTCGGGACTGGGGGCACTCGAGCAGCAAGCAGCTGTTCTTGCGTTCTTTGAAAGCCAACAAAAGCGAAGGAACGTCTCTTCTCTAAAGTGCCCCCAGGCAAGCCCAGACACTGTCACATGACTCATTTCAAGGTCAAGACACTAGCAGCCCCTATAACCTAAGGTGCTGCCCACACACAGTTGCTGGTCTCTCTGTGGGGACAGGGCCAGGTGCCCCCAGAGCCCCTGGGGAGTAGGCGAGGCCCGTCCCCAGACCTGAGGCCAAACCCCTTGATCTGGGGTACGGCATGGCTGTTCCACACCCAGCGGGGCCTCTGGGGGGCTTCTCACAGGGAGAGGGCCCACAGCCAGGAGTGCTCTGGTGAAGCCCGAGACCAGCCCCCAGCAGACAGTGAGGGGCTACTGCCCGCAGCCTCCCAGTGCGGCCACTCCTGCAGCGCCAGGGAACGGGGTGGGCAAATGCCGGGAGACCAACAGGAGTCCCTGTGCGGAACAGCCCAGGTCTCCCCAGCACCTAAGTTCCCTGTTGAGGCCTGAGCTGTCTGAGGCTCACTGCGTCCCCTCCCCAGTGGGTCCCACGCAACCACCGAGGCTGCTGGGAAGCCTGGCTTCACCCAGAGCAAGAGGCAccgagagagcagcccccactgggGACGGGACGTGGGACAAGACCGGGGTGCGGGGGCAGCGTGGGCCTCAGAAGGGCCCGTCTGGCCTCTGTGGGCCCGACCTACCCGCCCTGCCCCGGGGACACCTACCGACAGGCGCTGGCAGCGGAGACCAGTGACAGCAGACAGGCCAGCAGCAGGCAGACAGGCCCCGCCGCGCGCTTGGCCAGCTCCACGAGGATGCTGGCCTCCACGCCCTCCGACTGCCAGTGCGTCAGCCGCACGGGGCCCTCATCGAACCGGTCACTTTGGAAGAGCACCTCACTCCGCGCCACTGTGTCAAAGACGGCAGCCAGGCCACCCGCGCTGGCTGTGGCATCCCCAGCCTGGCGCTCGGGCAGGGCTGCGGGCGGGTGCAGCCGTGACAGCAGCACCTTGCGCTGGTCGTAGAAGATGAGCATGACCTGGTCCTCGCATGCAGGGGCGAGGGGCGCGGGCCCCTGCCGGCGGGTGGCCTTGCAGTTCCAGGACTTGCTGCCCCTCTCCCGACACAGCTGCAGCCAGGGCTCGTGGGAGAAGAGGGTGCCCAGGCCCTCAAGGAAGTGGCCCAGGCTCTCCTCCGGCTCCTGCCGGCGGTGGCACCAGGTGCCCAGCACAGCCACGCCCACCTGGCTGGCCTGCTGCACCTGGGCCAGGAGCTCCTTGACCTGGACGGGGATGAAGGGAAAGTGCACCACAGCCAGAACCACAGCACTGCTCTGCTCTGGAACCCACCGTCCCACCAGGAGGCCGCTGTCTGCCGAGGCGCAGCACGTGGGGAAGAAGGCCTTGAGCACCATGCCGGGGCCGCTGGAAAAGAGGAGGGCTCAGCTCAGAGCCACCACCGTCCTGTGAGGGCCCAGGGTGGCTGCCAGTGCTGGGGAGATAGGCTCTGGCCACAGCTTGTGGCTCAGACGACCCTGACAGACACATCCACGTGGCCACTGGGCCCACAGATGGGGGCAACCCGGCTTCAGGTCTAGTCGCAAGGCTGGCGGGGGAGCCCCCAGCTGCCCATCTCCGCCCTGGGCTGCAGTGTGCACAGGCCCAGGccacgcccacccccacccagagacagggccaggcttccctgctccaGACACAAGCACCTGAAACTCAGCGCCACTTAGGGGCTGAGCACAGggctaaatttttgtttttaaagaactgaTTATGGTTTCTGACTGCAGCACAAGGGAAAATCTACAATCTCATTAACAATTAAAGTAATTTAAACATCTCAAAGCTTGACTTACTAAGCTAGCAAGAACAAAGATGCACATCTAAACAAATCACTGCTGAGCTGAGGAAAGTCAGGCGCGTGCCCACTGCCAGCAGCTGTGAGCCTTGGTGTGGGGGCCCCAGAAGATGCCTGGGCACGTGCCTGGTGCCAGAGTGAGCCCCTGGGGAGCCTCGGTGCTCAGGCTGGGATCCACCGGCATCcaccctgccccagcctcccccTGCATGGGGCCCACCCCTCCCTGGGCCCCCACCCTCTTGTCACAGCTGAGCACCTCCCTCAGGACCTCCCCCCACAGGCTGTAGAGATGGGGGTGGCGCTCCCCAGCCTTCACGTGATCCTGGACAGCAACAACCTCCCCAAGAGGCCGCGGTTTCTGAGTCCTGCGGGGCTGCGAGCCTCACCCTGCACGAGAGTCAGCCTGCTGCGGAGCCAACTCTCAGGAGCTCTCCACGTCCCACCCTGGCGGGCCTGGCGGGCAGGAGCTTCGCCTTGGTGAGGGCTCACTGGGGCTCTGGCCCCCTCCCAGACACGAACGACCCCACTGTCAGCACAAAGCGCACAGCAGCGCCCTGCCACACCCGAAGGAGGGACACAGGCCTCTCACTGAGCCTGGCCCTCCAGGCCCCCGGGCTCACCAGGCCCTTGGGGACAGGGGGACAGCGAGGCTGAGGAGGCATGACTTTGAGGGAGCCCTTTCCTGAGAGTCGGGAGCTCTGGAGGGGGCCTCACACGCCCACGACTTAACAGGCAACTGGGGCAGCTACTTTCCTCCCCTCCAGGGAGCCCAGAGCGGGCTGGAGGGAGAGGCCTCTCCCCGCTATGGGTTCTGACTGAAAGGGTCCCCCTGAGTCCAGCAGCAACCAGACTCCCAAATGCCCCTCCCTGCAGAGATCAGAGACAGCAGGCAACATGGCGTCTGCAGGGAGACCTGGAGCCCAAAGGCAGCCCCGGGCCAAGTCCCTGTGGCCACTGGCAGGGGCATCAAGGACTGCCCTGTCTCCTGACACCTGTCAAGGGCATCACAAAAGGGACAGAGGCATTCTGCTTGTGAGTCCCGCCAATGCATGTTGACCACCAACGGGGAGCGGCCAGCACAGCACAAGCCTCTCAGCACCAGCCACTTGCAAACACCAGGTCAGCCAACTGACAGGATCACGGTCCCCTGCTTGGGGACTCCTCTCACAGGAGCTAAGAAAACCGCCCATTGCTACTGTCAGAAGACAAACACACTTGGCCTAACAGTGAGCAGATGCTCTGGGCAAAGCTGGTTACACGGTGGTTTCACTTGCAGAAAATTCATCGAGCTGTACACATACGATCTGTGCACTTTGTGTGTTCTATGCTTCATCTACAAAGTTTAcctattaaaagaaagaaagaaaggagaagaagagCTCCTCATGTCTGGGGAAggcagcagagggcagagggtggTGTTCCCATCTGTGGGGCAGTGAGAAAGAACTCTTAAATCGAGGGGCAAGTTtccatccccatccccacctcagCCTCTGGGAGGGACCAACACAAAGAAGTCTGCTCAGATCAGACAGCCAGAAAAAGATGAAAGAGCAGGCAATCGATAGCAGAGGTGCAGATGGGAGAAAGCGGGGCAGTAACTCGGCACcgtgtgcatttttaaaaactgcgaTAAAGACAAGGGCACAAGCCCGGGAAAGCTGCCTGCTACCCAGGACACCAGGTGCCCTGTGACCCAGCCCACCATCCCAGGTCAGGCAACAGTCTGTGGGACACCCCTCTCCACACGACCTGAACTTAACCATCTACCTTGTGAAGCCAGCAGTCTGTCGTCCTCCGCCAGAACTGATTCAGGGCAAACACCCAGTTATGACTGGCCAGGGACCCCTCACTGCCTAAAACCATCCTCTGGGGAGTCTCCTGATCACTGCCCTTGGTA
This genomic interval from Bos mutus isolate GX-2022 chromosome 25, NWIPB_WYAK_1.1, whole genome shotgun sequence contains the following:
- the PIGQ gene encoding phosphatidylinositol N-acetylglucosaminyltransferase subunit Q isoform X3, which gives rise to MVLKAFFPTCCASADSGLLVGRWVPEQSSAVVLAVVHFPFIPVQVKELLAQVQQASQVGVAVLGTWCHRRQEPEESLGHFLEGLGTLFSHEPWLQLCRERGSKSWNCKATRRQGPAPLAPACEDQVMLIFYDQRKVLLSRLHPPAALPERQAGDATASAGGLAAVFDTVARSEVLFQSDRFDEGPVRLTHWQSEGVEASILVELAKRAAGPVCLLLACLLSLVSAASACRVFRPWPLSFIWSKLSTCEQLRHRLDQLTLVVSAHRAEGPAQLMRKANTLVSVLLDMALGLLLLSWLHRKDRFAHLAEALVPVADRVAEELQHLLQWLMGAPAGLKMNRALDQVLGRFFLYHIHLWISYIHLMSPFIEHILWHLGLSACLGLTVALSILSDIISLLTFHIYCFYVYGARLYCLKIHGLSSLWRLFRGKKWNVLRQRVDSCSYDLDQLFIGTLLFTILIFLLPTTALYYLVFTLLRLLVVTVQGLVHLLVDLINSLPLYSLGLRLCRPYRLAAGVKFRVLEHEAGRPLRLLMQINPLPFSHVVRTYRLPSCGCHPKHSWGSLCRKLFFGELIYPWRQRGDKQD
- the PIGQ gene encoding phosphatidylinositol N-acetylglucosaminyltransferase subunit Q isoform X1, whose amino-acid sequence is MRSSSSPFFLSFNSGPGMVLKAFFPTCCASADSGLLVGRWVPEQSSAVVLAVVHFPFIPVQVKELLAQVQQASQVGVAVLGTWCHRRQEPEESLGHFLEGLGTLFSHEPWLQLCRERGSKSWNCKATRRQGPAPLAPACEDQVMLIFYDQRKVLLSRLHPPAALPERQAGDATASAGGLAAVFDTVARSEVLFQSDRFDEGPVRLTHWQSEGVEASILVELAKRAAGPVCLLLACLLSLVSAASACRVFRPWPLSFIWSKLSTCEQLRHRLDQLTLVVSAHRAEGPAQLMRKANTLVSVLLDMALGLLLLSWLHRKDRFAHLAEALVPVADRVAEELQHLLQWLMGAPAGLKMNRALDQVLGRFFLYHIHLWISYIHLMSPFIEHILWHLGLSACLGLTVALSILSDIISLLTFHIYCFYVYGARLYCLKIHGLSSLWRLFRGKKWNVLRQRVDSCSYDLDQLFIGTLLFTILIFLLPTTALYYLVFTLLRLLVVTVQGLVHLLVDLINSLPLYSLGLRLCRPYRLAAGVKFRVLEHEAGRPLRLLMQINPLPFSHVVRTYRLPSCGCHPKHSWGSLCRKLFFGELIYPWRQRGDKQD
- the PIGQ gene encoding phosphatidylinositol N-acetylglucosaminyltransferase subunit Q isoform X2, with amino-acid sequence MPRLLQLLWAQLSGPGMVLKAFFPTCCASADSGLLVGRWVPEQSSAVVLAVVHFPFIPVQVKELLAQVQQASQVGVAVLGTWCHRRQEPEESLGHFLEGLGTLFSHEPWLQLCRERGSKSWNCKATRRQGPAPLAPACEDQVMLIFYDQRKVLLSRLHPPAALPERQAGDATASAGGLAAVFDTVARSEVLFQSDRFDEGPVRLTHWQSEGVEASILVELAKRAAGPVCLLLACLLSLVSAASACRVFRPWPLSFIWSKLSTCEQLRHRLDQLTLVVSAHRAEGPAQLMRKANTLVSVLLDMALGLLLLSWLHRKDRFAHLAEALVPVADRVAEELQHLLQWLMGAPAGLKMNRALDQVLGRFFLYHIHLWISYIHLMSPFIEHILWHLGLSACLGLTVALSILSDIISLLTFHIYCFYVYGARLYCLKIHGLSSLWRLFRGKKWNVLRQRVDSCSYDLDQLFIGTLLFTILIFLLPTTALYYLVFTLLRLLVVTVQGLVHLLVDLINSLPLYSLGLRLCRPYRLAAGVKFRVLEHEAGRPLRLLMQINPLPFSHVVRTYRLPSCGCHPKHSWGSLCRKLFFGELIYPWRQRGDKQD